Genomic DNA from Schistocerca americana isolate TAMUIC-IGC-003095 chromosome 6, iqSchAmer2.1, whole genome shotgun sequence:
gagAACAGACAGGACAACGACTCACTAAATACTTCCGATGAAAAATCACCTACCAGGAAGAGAGAGAAGCTCAAGATTAAGGTAAGATTTATCTACTTAGTTTATAGGATTCAACTTTCAGGAGAGCAAAGCATCATATAATGCTGGAAAACATTTCAGTGCTGTTTTTTCCATCTGGAGTGAGATAAGATGTATCCTTACCAATTACACTCAACctcttcagttttaaaatttagaaCTCTTTCATATTGGAAGTACTAATTTACATTTAACATAGtgtaattattgatttattttttttaagtaaatttaAATCAAGTAAATTCTAGACTTTTTGTTAATTGTTTCTAATTTACTTACCATTCTTAAGATCTTATTTGtacatgaaagaaagaaagaaagaaagaaagaaaaggggaAAGAACATGGTAAAAGTGTTATCTTTGTTAAACTGCATTGTGAAGAAAATACTAATCACAACAAAAGAGAGAGCAACCACGCATTagaatgatatttcttattttGAGAGACATCACTGACACAtggttgtgttaaaaaaaaaaacatctttactGTGGGGTATGTCAGTCTTGTTTCTAGAATTCTTAGCTCTGAAGGAATagcagaagaaagaaaggaaatactGTTGCCAGGAGTTGGTGCTAATGTATATCATGGTCACCATCTAACTGTAAACAGGATTTTCTGCCATCAGTTTATGTTTACCCAGTTTTAACCAAAATTATTGTATTAACATATTTAGTATGATGACACTTTTTTTTGTAGAGCCATATACTTTTTTGAAGTTTAATATCTTTTTCATAAGTGATCATACTACTTGTCCACAACATAGCAGATTTTTTGCTTAGCATTTTATCACGTAAACAGAAATTCATATGTGGGCAACtgtattatttcaaaatatttttgaataGTTTTAACACTCTGTTTCAGAATGGCTCTTCCATAGACTTATCAAAGGAAAACATTACAGAACCTACCATAATTTCTACGGTAGAAAAAAGTGTTATGTagcgaaaaaaatgaaaatttttatggaaatgccTCTAGTCATTTTAattatacatctctctctctctctctctctctctctctctctctctctaccccccaATGATCAATAAATTCCCACATTAATGCCATAAAATCTTGTAGTATTATGTAATATTTCAGAACACTATTTGTTTATATTAGTTGACTAATTGTGCAAAGTCATTGTTATGTAAGCCAGAAGGACCATATCTTCAGTTCAAAGGCAAGTATGTGGTgtatgtgatttttgaacagtgattGCCTTAGAAGCATTGTGGTTTGTTGTAGTTCATTTGCATAAGTATTGTTTGAATTTTTGTACATAGAATTTGTATATAGTGTAATGTTTGATTTTGCATATGACTACCTTAAAATAACAAAGAATGCTAATTGTGTAAATAAATTTATTACACACTTAAGAAAAAAAACTCTTAAAAACTATTTATCTCGTGCAGAGAAATAGAAATTAGGTAAAATGTCCACGTTAAGTCGTGAAAAGTTGTGCTCTGTACTCTCCCCTATGTATGCTATTAAAGGAGAACAACAAGGGCCATGAGGTGAGGATGGTAGTGAAAGGGATTCAATAGAGGCAAAATTATTGATGCACAGATTACTGCTCTAAGAGGTCAGGAAACAAGTAGTGAAATAAACAGTAGACTGGCCTTATACAGTGACCAGATATTTAATGCATGTAATTAACAATTTGAAGAGATTATTTAAACTGGACATTGAAAAAAATCAACAGCAAATGAGGGACTGCAGAGTGaaggaaaatagaaaaaaaggatgaagaggaattaaaaataaaacagggGGAAGACACTTACGAGATGTTGGGGTGCCCATATGAGAAATGAAACTACTCTTGACATAATTAATGTTGACACAGAGAACTTGTGTTAAACATACATTGAAACAAATAGTTGTATCCCATCAGACAGCTATCAATTCACGTGTGAAAGTGAACATTGTAAAACTATCCAAAAGAATAAATATGAAGACTGTTCATCTTACAGCTCACTATATCTTATTGTAGATTCTTTTATAACACAACCAATAGGGGCTGGGTATTAGCTTCACCACCGCATTCTTTTATACCTCATTTGCTCAAAGGTCATTGTGTGACTTCCACCATTCACCATTTCTTCACCAGCACTGCTGTCACGGATGTTTTCTTTCATATAATTTCTACTTCTATAATTATAACCATTCTGTTCATGTAGTTAATTCTGCATGAACTGCTTTGAACTGAATTTCCTTTGTTTCTACTTTCTGTTTTCTTATGTATCATCTTCATTTTCGGGGTTTTATGTATCTTTTTTGTTCAGTTACTGGACGTTTCTTTTCAGTTGAATTCTCAACTGAATGTTATTATGCTATTATAGTTTTTAACTGTTGAATAATGGTCAGAGAAATTATAGGCACACTGCAGAATGAAAGAAGGAAAATGATGTCATAAATGGTAAAGAATCCGCAAATATATCACTATTGACAGTTGCCACATCCTtcactttgttcatattattttaaaattgtttcttgTAACATTTCAGAACTATTTCAATTTTAATAGGATGTAAAGTACATTAAAGTAGTTAATATTAGTTTTGATTTATCTTATAAATGGAATGTGgtaattttctaattttaataTTGTGTAAAAACAAGATGTATTTTGTAGAAATAGACCGATAATGAGGCATGGTGATACTTTGCTGCATGGTAATGAAAAAACTCATTGTTTTTTGAACAGCACTAATTATGGAAGCCATAAGATTTTATTGTTTATAAATCTTATCTGATAAAAATGCAAATTAAATAGGGCATtagttgttattcttttcttgctcATGCACAGTGGAAAGAGCTTCATATTTGAAGTGCTAGCTTAATTATTTCTTAAACAGTTTCAGAATCTAGAGAAAGATCAGGTCTCGGATTGTACTCTTGATTTTACAGTGATTATTGTGTGACACATAGGAAGCATTTATAAAATGCACAGAGCAAAAGATAACTGAGGACATATAGGTGACATTTAACAACTGTGAATAGTCTTATAAAAATTTATCAGAATATTACATGTCAAACAGAACAATAGATTTCCCCTAAAACACAATTTAGAGGAATTTTTCCTATCTGTTGCTTTTCATCCCCTGATGAAATGATAGTTAGTTTTTCAGCACCAGAAAAGAATTAATTTGCTTTACACCTCACATTTACAGGTGTTCAAATCATCCACTGGCAATACCAAAatacaattttacatttgtttcctcatgtttatcattataaaTTCACTCACTTATTTTCATATTTCACTTTCCTACCATTAAATCAGATGCTCTCTGAAATGAAGTTGTGTACCCCCTCATGTGCTTTTGGCACTGCTCTGATTATTCATTTGTTTTCCAAGATAACATACACTTCTTTATTAGATTGCTTTTTTTCTGGAAATCTGTTTACGAAATGGTCTATAATTTCATTCTGATCCTTATGTTTGTAAAATGTTTGCAGTTCGATTATGTGTGCCCAGTCTGAAACCTATTTTGCTCCAGTATTGCAATCTTATCCACAAGATAATATTCTACAATGCAAtcagcaattcacaattaaattacTGAAATCTCTTGTTCAGTGCCACTTATGCAGTGTATTATTGAATACTGACATTTTAATTGCGGCTTTGCCCTCTTACACATGTCACGTATATTGCATAATTGATGCCTTGTCTTAGGAAACATAACCTCTTttgttataataaataaacaaacactatTTCACAACTTTTTATTACCATCTAACAGTTTCAATCTGCTCTGGAGATCATCTTCAGATTGGGTTCCATAGAGCATAGTTTTTGAACTGTTTACAAACTGCACTTGGTGACACcagacctgaagatgatctgcaGTGCATACTAAAACTGGTAGTCGAAAATAAAAAGTTGTGATCCtttgtgtgtttgtttatttattacatATGTTGTACACATCATTTTTCCCTTCTctcttgtcaccccccccccctccccgcccccccccccccccaaaatatatttctcctccctcctctctgtctgtctgtctcctgtGTCACCCTGTTTTCATTCCCATGTCCACCTCAGTGGGAGATGGTTCTTGCCCCAACAGTAGTTCTTTCCCGACAACAAGCGGTATatgtatcaaatttggttgaaatcagtccagtggcatAGGAGGAAATGTGGTACAGGCACAAACACATCCATTTATAAAATATATCTTGATATATAGATTTAGGCATTAATGACTGTTGAggctttttttaaatcttttgtgaGGTGTTTTTTATTCTGTTTGTTTCATGTTTGGTATtgtggtttctttctttctttttttcatatttAGACTCCAGGTTTCCTGTTTGCGAAGGGCAGCCCTCCAAAAgacaaggaaaaggaagagaaagaaaaagaagatggtacaccagaaaaagaaaagaaagagaaggaaagaaaagagaaagaaaagaaggaaaaagataaaaaagaaaaagataagaaaGATAAAAAAGTGAAAGAAGAGAAAGTGGCAGTTGCACTTACTGATGACACTGCCAAGTCTGGGGCTTCAGGTGGTCCACCCAAGGGTTCCCCTCAGCTTCCAGGGTACACAAGAGAGTATGATTATGTAGAGGAGGAGCCACAGAGTGAGGACCAAAGGCGTTTTGAACCTCAAGGGGGCTTTAGTTATGAGAAGGGTCGACTGGAAGCTACTCCCGAACGTTCCCCCCCATCCTCCTCTGGGCGACGTGCTACTGGCTTAGCTTTCAATTATGCACCTGGTGAGACCACACCTGCAAGTAAAGGGCTACGTACTCCTGGAATTGATTATGTGGCTTCTGCAGGGCTTAAGGAGCAGGCGAAAGGTGCCGGTGCAGCCCCAGTTATTGTGCCCCCGACAACCCAATCATCAAAGTTTATAATTATTGCTGGAGGTAAACCTTCAGTTGTTGCTGGCTGTGAACCTCCCATAGTGAAGGCTGAAGATGGAAAATTGGTTGTAGATAGCGCATGGCCCAGTCCTCTTGCTAAAGCCCAAGTGGTTGCTGGCACAGATGAGAAACCTGCTCCTGTCAGAGATATCTATCCTGGACTGATACTGAAGGATGGAAAGTTGCATTTGCCAAAAGATGTTGATGTCATTGAAGGGTATGAAGTTCTCGAGAACAAAGATGGTAGTGGTGTGACGGTAAATCAGTGTCGCTACTTGGGAACTTATACAGGTCGAGATGGACGGCCTGTGCAGGGAAAGAAGAAACCAGCTTCTGTGGCTGGAGCAGAACTTCTTGTAAGTCGAGATGGGAAACCTTTATTAGCGGCCGATTCAAAGGGCAAAGGTGGCGTTTTTGTTGTAGGACGTAGTGGCAAGATAGATATTCCCCCCGAAGAACCATTTTCTGCAACACTGTCAGGTGCCATGGCTGTGAAAGGTCATGATGGAAATCCACTTCTCGTTTGGGGTCAACTTCCCAATACAACAACAGGGCCTGATGGAACACTTTACATTACAGGGAGACATTCAGGTGACCTAGATGGTGCTCCTGTTATAATGGGCAATGATGGAAAACCACTTCCAATTACAGCAGTGTGTGGAAGTTCCAAACATAATTCACTTATACCTGGTGGCATAGTTTCTGTATCAAAAGGAAAAACTGATGTACACCGTACTGGTTTCTTGGGAGAAGTTGAAGATGATGGTGATCGTGTACGTGGAATTTCTGTCACTGTTGATCGTCATGGGCAACCAGTTGAAGCACCTCCTGTTGCAGTGGCCATCCTGGGGCCTACTGGTAAGACAGCTCTGCTCACTGGAGACCACCAATTAGCTATTGCAGCAGGTAAGGATGGTAAAGGTACTGTTACTTGCAGTGGAGAATTTGAAGGTGCACCTACACTTATCAACAAAGATGGTAAGCCTGTTCTTGTAGATGGATGGCCTGCCATGCTTAAAGCTGATGGAGGATACCAGGCTGAGTTTTCAGATGTCATCGAGGGTGCGAGAATTATTCGCGGGGAGGATGGTCAGCCAAAAACAGTGAAGAGCAAGTATATTGGCACTGTTGTAACTGGAGACAAAGGAAGGATTGAAAAAGTTAAGCTGGTTCTAGACCCTGAGGGACAACCACTTGCAGTTACAGAATCAGACCTGGGAACAGTAGTAAGTGCAGATGGCAAACCAATTGAGAGACTGCAGGTAGTGCCCAGTCCCAAGACTACTCCAGAAAAGAAGACTTCTTCACCTATACCCTCACTGCCCAAGATAACCTTACCTAAGATATCTACTGGGTCACCACGTCTACCTGCAGCTGATGGCAATAAAATTCAGGATACAGAAGCTCTGCTAGCAGCAGAGAGAAGCCATGCAGGCATTTTGGGCATTGCACCAGGGGCAGTAGTTGCCTTACCAGAAAGTCAAGTACTTTTGCTCACTTCCAAAAATGGAAAACCTTTGCTTGCAACTGGAAGTATACCACCTCCAATTGTAGAACAGGATGGTAGGAAAGTTATCCCTGGCAAATTCTCAGGCAGCCTGGATGGTGCTACAGTCATCACTGATAGACAAGGGCAGCCTGTAGCTGCAAGTGGGTGCCGAGCAGATGTAGTGAGAGGACCAGATGGAAAGCCTGCTGTTAGTGCAAAATTTACACATGTTGTGGAAGGAGCCAAAATTACACCAGGGAAAGTTTCACAAAAGCCAGATGTGAGCTACACAAAATATTTAGTTAACTTGACTGGTAGTGGAGGAAAACCCATTGGACCAGCAGAAAGGCCAGAGAATGTAGAGGCTGTCACAGTAATTCTTGGAGCAGATGGAAAGCCACTAGAGGTAACAGAACCAGCACCTGGTGTACTGATTGCAGGTGATAAAAAGCCTGTAATAAATACTGCTTCAGGTGTCAGTGGAGTATTAGCTGCTGGAAAAACATCTCCCTTAGGTGCAAGAGCACTGCCAACTGATCACGTTCTGTGCTTAGTTGCTAAAGATGGTAGTCCTGTAGTTATAACTGGTGACATACCTACACTGGTAACTAACAAGGATGGTAGGAAGGCAATTCCAGGAAAAATGGGTGGGAAGCTTGATGGTGCGACAGTACTGGTGGATAAGAGTGGGCAGCCAGTTACTGCTGTAGGGCAGCCTATTGATGTAATCACTGGTAATGATGGCAAGCTGGTAATTTCTGCACCATTCACTCATGTAGTGGAGGGAGCCAAGATCAGACCAGGTAAAGGAGGAAAATTGGATGCAACTAATACCAAGTACTTGACATCGGTTGTAGGATCTGGAGGCAGGACTCTGAAGCCTGGTGAAAAACTGGAAAACATTGAAACGGTTATGTTGGTTGTTACAGCTGATGGGAAACCAGTAGAAGTTACTGAACCAACTCCAGGAGTTCTGCTGTCTAGTGATGGGAAGCCTGTAGTTAATTCAGCGACATCTTTTGAAAGTGGACGTGCTGGAACCCTAATTCCAAAGTTACAGATAACTGAATTGCCTGTGAATGAAGCACTGTTGGTCATATCCAAAGAAGGTGTTCCTGTAATTGTTACTGGTGATTTGCCAGCACCAGTCATCACTAAAGATGGGAAAAAAACACTTCCAGGTAAGTTTACTGGAAAGCTTGAAGGTGCAGTTGTTAGTGTAAAACCAGATGGACAAACTATGACTCTTAAAGGACTTGAAATAGAACCTATTACTAGCCCAGCAGGAAAGCCAGCAGTTGGTGCCCAGTACACTCATGTAGTAGAAGGAGCTAAGATCATGCCAAAGAAGAGTGGGAAACCAGAAGTGACACTCACTAAATATCTTGTTACACTGGTTGATAAGGAAGGGAAACCAGTCACACTTGGAGCTAAAAATATAGATGTGGAGGAAGCTACTGTTGTTCTTGGAGCTAATGGGAAGCCATTAGAAGTTTCAGAAACACCAACAGGTGAACTTCGTTCAAGTGACGGAAAACCAGTGATGAAACTAACCTCTGATGCAGATGCCGAAGGCATTGTGAGAGCTATTGTGAGTCCAGGTCATCCTGTATCTTTCTTAGCTGCTGATGGAAAGCAAGTGTCTACTGTACCTCTGCGATACGGAGGACTCATTGGTACAACTGATCCAGCTCCATATGTTGATGGAGTTACAGTAGTCGTGGATAAAGAAGGACATCCGGTTGTTCTAACTGGACAGTATCCAGCACCAATAATCAGCAAGGATGGAAAGAAGATCCTTCCACCTGGAAAATTTCCAGGAAGTCTGGATGGTGCCATTGTTCTGGAGGATGAACACTCAAAGCCTCTGATTCCTCGGGGGCTATACACCGAAGTTGTTGCAGGGCCTGATGGTAAGCCACAGAAGGTGGTCCATTATGCACACATCATAGATGGTGCCAGAATTATTATAGGGAAAAATGGTGAGCCTATAGTATCCCGAGAGAAATTTTTGGGCACTTTGGTGGGTAAAGATGGAGAACTGTGGTCGCCAGATAAGTCTCCATCAGACATTAAAGGAGCAGTAGTGGTAGTGGAAAAGGATGGAGAACCAGTTACCGTTGTGGAGAAACTGCCGGGCATTATAGCTGACAAAGATGGACAACCGATCATTTCTGTTGAGAAGCACTTGGGCATAACACCTCATTCAAGGCTTGTGATAAGCCAAGGCAGTCCAGCAACTGGAATTGGCAGTCAGCCATTTATGCTGAGTGCACCATTTACTCAGACTGTAGCTGTAGCTAGTGGTGTTGTTGCCGTTGTAGGAAATGATGGAAAGGTCTCAATTGTTGCAGGACAATTTCCAGCTCCTGTCTCAAAAAGTGGTAAAATGGTACTCCCAGAAGACTTTCCAGGTAAACTGGCAGGAGCTCCTATCCTGGTTGGTCATGATGGTAAACCTGTGATAATGAAGGGACTACAGGCTCAACAAGTTTCTTCGAGTGATGGAAAACCAATGCTCACTGCAGACCACTCACACATTGTAGAAGGAACAACTGTTACTCTAAATAAGGATGGGAAGCCTTTATCTTCACCAGCAAAATTCCTGTTGACTCTTATTGGCAGGGATGGCAAGCCACTGCCACCTGAAAAGACTATGGCCACTGAAGTCAATGGGCTAACCATTGTGCTGGGATCTGATGGCCAACCACTTCCTGTTACGGAGATAGTTGCTGGAACTGTTGTAAGCAAAGATGGTAAGCCAATAGTTACTACAAGACATCCAAGCATGGTGACGAGTGTTGAATACAAAATACCAGCTGTTAAACCAGTGACAACAGTTAGTAGTGCTGACAGCACAGTAACCACTTTGGTAACACCTCAGCCTATACATATAATTGAAGGAGTAATAGCAGTTGTTAGGAAGGATGGAAAGCCAGTGATTCTTACTGGTCAGTACCCAGCACCCATAACAGACAAAAGTGGGAAAAAAGTTTTGCCTCCAAAATTTCCAGGAAATTTGGAAGGAGCTGTTGTTCTGGTTGACAAAGACTCAAAACCTACAATCCTGAAAGGAACAGAGATAGctcaaacaacaggcagtgatggGAAGCCCTTGGCAGTTGCTGATTATACACAGGTCATAGAAGCAGCAAGAGTTAGTCTCGGAAAGGATGGGAAACCTATAGTGACAGCTGATAAATTTGTAGGCTCACTTATGACAAGAGATGGTAAACCTCTACCTCCTGGGAGATCACCGTTGGAAGCTGAAGGTGTTACTGTTGTCTTAGGGAAGGATGGACAGCCAATGGCAGTGGAAGAAACTCCTATAGGTGTAGTGAGTGCACAGGATCGACAGCCGTTACTGTCTGTGCAAAAATTCTTGGAAAGTGTCCCAGGTTCTTCAGTCTCATACTCACCACCTCCAGGTCACACATCTTCAGGCACTGTGCAAACAACTAGGGTAGTGATGGGTTCTCCTTTAGGAGGAGGACCACCAGTTGTTACAACTCATACAATAAATGTTGTAGAAGGGGTTATGGCAGCTGTAAAAaaagatggaaaaccagttattTTAGTTGGTCAGTTTCCAGCTCCAGTGTCTGGTAAGGATGGGAAGAAAATACTACCAACAAACTTTCCTGGTGGTCTCGAAGGAGCAACTGTCTTGGTTGGGAAAGACAGTCAGCCAATATTACTAAAGGGACAATATGCTGCAGCTACGGCTGGTAACGATGGCAAATCTGTAACAGTTGCTGATTACACACAGGTTGTGGAAGGGGCTAGAGTTAGCCTTGACAAAGAGAATAAACCTTTAGTTACTAACACTAAATTCCTTGGATCATTTGTTGGGAGTGATGGCAAACCACTTCCACCTGGTCGTTCTCTTGTTGATTCTCAAGGTGCGATGGTAGTTTTGGGGCAGGATGGTCAGCCGTTGCCAGTGAGAGTATCTTCATTTGGATCTGTTACTAGTGAAAGTGGGGAACCTATCTTATCAGTTCAAAAGTTCTTGGAATCAGTTCCTGGAGCTACTGTGGCTTTCGAGCAAGCTGGTCCAACAACTTCGACAACTGTAGAGACTACTTCTGTTATTCTTGGGCCTGATGGCAGGCCTGTACAGCTTGGGTCCCCCCATACCACATCCCGCACCATAGGAATTGTTGATGGTATCATGGCTGTAGTTAGAAAAGATGGTAAACCGGTGATATTAACAGGAAGATTTCCAGCTCCTGTGCCTGGTAAAGATGGAAAAAAGGTACTTCCACCTAAATTTCCAGCAAATTTGGAAGGAGCTACAGTTCTCACAGACAGGCATGGCAAGCCCCTTACACTGAAGGGTCTATATGCTGCAAAGACTTCAGACAATGATGGAAAACCGCTGGCTGTGGCCGACTACTCTGAAGTTATTGAAGGTGTGAAACTTGTTATGGATGAAGATAATAAAGTGACAGCAAGCCCTGATAAGTTCCTTGCCACATTAGTCACGAGAGATGGAAAGACGTGGTCACCTGGGCGCTATCCTGGAGACATGGAAAGTGTTACAGTAGTTCTTGGGCAGGATGGCCAACCATTGTCGATAACAGATATTGGTGGAACAATACTGGGTAAGGATGGCGTTCCAGTCTTGTCTGTTCAAAAGTTTGCTGAGACTGTTCCTGGTTCTACAGTGTCATTCATGCAGAAAGGTGGTGCACCTTCAACTGGTACAGTGCAAACATCGTCAGTTGTTCTTGGTCCTGACGGGAAGCCCGTTGCAAGCGTAACAGGCAAAGATTCGATGGAGTCATTTACCAGTCACACTATCAGCACTGTGGAAGGAGTGATGGCAGTTGTGAAAAAAGATGGTAAACCAGCAATTCTTACAGGGCAATATCCAGCCCCTGTGATAGCAAAAGATGGAAGGAGAATTTTACCTGCCAAGTTTCCAAGTAGTTTAGAAGGTGCAACTGTTCTCACAAGTAAGGAAGGGAAGCCACTAATTCTGAAAGGTGTGTATGCTGCACAAACTGAGGACCCTAGCGGAAAGCCCCTGTATGTGGCAGATTATTCTCAAGTTGTTGATGGGGCAAAAGTTAGCTTAGGAAAGGACGGAAAAGTGACTGTTATGAATGAAAAGTTCTTAGCTAAACTTTTTGGGAGCGACGGACAGCCATTATCACCTTCAGCTGTCAGTCCAGGAAGTGTACAGTCAGTTTCAGTAATTTTGGGCAAGGATGGTCAGCCATTAGCGGTAACAGAGAAGCCATCAGGTGATGTGGTAGGAAGTGACGGAACATCGGTTATTACAATGCAAAGGTTCACAGAATCAGTTACAACATCAACTGTTAAAACAGCATCATCAGTTGGTGGAGTTGTCAGAACAGAGACAATAGCTATCATGGAAGGCGTAACGGCACTGCTGGCAAGAAATGGACAACCTTTAATCATAACAGGACAATACCCAGCTCCAGTTGTAGGTGCAGATGGGCGGACTATCATACCGGGGCAGTTTTCAGGATTATTAGATGGTGCCACAGTTTTGACAGGAACGGATGGCCGACCACTAGTTCTCAAGGGAGTACCTGCGGAGGCAACAAAGTCTCGCAGTGGTGAACCTGCTTTGTCCGTTGACTATACACATGTATTAGAAGGAGCAAAACTTTCAGTGGGTC
This window encodes:
- the LOC124619344 gene encoding mesocentin-like isoform X1; protein product: MPEETKAAEKGEQQPAVKQSSGGGKTVLARVTLLDGSLLELNVERRAKGQDVLDKVCEHLNLLEKDYFALTYEDRHDPRNWLELDKRVTKFIKNEPWKFNFEVKFYPPDPAQLQEDITRYQLCLQIRNDILEGKLPCSFVTHALLGSYLVQSELGDYDPDEHGRNYLKDFRFAPNQTAELEEKVMDLHRTHKGQTPAEAELHYLENAKKLAMYGVDLHPAKDSEGVDIMLGVCASGLLVYRDRLRINRFAWPKILKISYKRHNFYIKIRPGEFEQYESTIGFKLANHRAAKKLWKVSVEHHTFFRLMTPEPTQKSGLFPRFGSKFRYSGRTHYETKKALIERPAPRFERSLSGRALTSRSMDALSGPGRLQAENASDANKRHTMSHPPDHFPDMEPARPVKELKEKEEKIKDKLERKSSTGTTSASSSSSMEGEYEAASGRADDSQDDKPKKPVGGVAVLPPGALGFGKKQKKKDKDGSDKEKGAAEAEDEEKENRQDNDSLNTSDEKSPTRKREKLKIKTPGFLFAKGSPPKDKEKEEKEKEDGTPEKEKKEKERKEKEKKEKDKKEKDKKDKKVKEEKVAVALTDDTAKSGASGGPPKGSPQLPGYTREYDYVEEEPQSEDQRRFEPQGGFSYEKGRLEATPERSPPSSSGRRATGLAFNYAPGETTPASKGLRTPGIDYVASAGLKEQAKGAGAAPVIVPPTTQSSKFIIIAGGKPSVVAGCEPPIVKAEDGKLVVDSAWPSPLAKAQVVAGTDEKPAPVRDIYPGLILKDGKLHLPKDVDVIEGYEVLENKDGSGVTVNQCRYLGTYTGRDGRPVQGKKKPASVAGAELLVSRDGKPLLAADSKGKGGVFVVGRSGKIDIPPEEPFSATLSGAMAVKGHDGNPLLVWGQLPNTTTGPDGTLYITGRHSGDLDGAPVIMGNDGKPLPITAVCGSSKHNSLIPGGIVSVSKGKTDVHRTGFLGEVEDDGDRVRGISVTVDRHGQPVEAPPVAVAILGPTGKTALLTGDHQLAIAAGKDGKGTVTCSGEFEGAPTLINKDGKPVLVDGWPAMLKADGGYQAEFSDVIEGARIIRGEDGQPKTVKSKYIGTVVTGDKGRIEKVKLVLDPEGQPLAVTESDLGTVVSADGKPIERLQVVPSPKTTPEKKTSSPIPSLPKITLPKISTGSPRLPAADGNKIQDTEALLAAERSHAGILGIAPGAVVALPESQVLLLTSKNGKPLLATGSIPPPIVEQDGRKVIPGKFSGSLDGATVITDRQGQPVAASGCRADVVRGPDGKPAVSAKFTHVVEGAKITPGKVSQKPDVSYTKYLVNLTGSGGKPIGPAERPENVEAVTVILGADGKPLEVTEPAPGVLIAGDKKPVINTASGVSGVLAAGKTSPLGARALPTDHVLCLVAKDGSPVVITGDIPTLVTNKDGRKAIPGKMGGKLDGATVLVDKSGQPVTAVGQPIDVITGNDGKLVISAPFTHVVEGAKIRPGKGGKLDATNTKYLTSVVGSGGRTLKPGEKLENIETVMLVVTADGKPVEVTEPTPGVLLSSDGKPVVNSATSFESGRAGTLIPKLQITELPVNEALLVISKEGVPVIVTGDLPAPVITKDGKKTLPGKFTGKLEGAVVSVKPDGQTMTLKGLEIEPITSPAGKPAVGAQYTHVVEGAKIMPKKSGKPEVTLTKYLVTLVDKEGKPVTLGAKNIDVEEATVVLGANGKPLEVSETPTGELRSSDGKPVMKLTSDADAEGIVRAIVSPGHPVSFLAADGKQVSTVPLRYGGLIGTTDPAPYVDGVTVVVDKEGHPVVLTGQYPAPIISKDGKKILPPGKFPGSLDGAIVLEDEHSKPLIPRGLYTEVVAGPDGKPQKVVHYAHIIDGARIIIGKNGEPIVSREKFLGTLVGKDGELWSPDKSPSDIKGAVVVVEKDGEPVTVVEKLPGIIADKDGQPIISVEKHLGITPHSRLVISQGSPATGIGSQPFMLSAPFTQTVAVASGVVAVVGNDGKVSIVAGQFPAPVSKSGKMVLPEDFPGKLAGAPILVGHDGKPVIMKGLQAQQVSSSDGKPMLTADHSHIVEGTTVTLNKDGKPLSSPAKFLLTLIGRDGKPLPPEKTMATEVNGLTIVLGSDGQPLPVTEIVAGTVVSKDGKPIVTTRHPSMVTSVEYKIPAVKPVTTVSSADSTVTTLVTPQPIHIIEGVIAVVRKDGKPVILTGQYPAPITDKSGKKVLPPKFPGNLEGAVVLVDKDSKPTILKGTEIAQTTGSDGKPLAVADYTQVIEAARVSLGKDGKPIVTADKFVGSLMTRDGKPLPPGRSPLEAEGVTVVLGKDGQPMAVEETPIGVVSAQDRQPLLSVQKFLESVPGSSVSYSPPPGHTSSGTVQTTRVVMGSPLGGGPPVVTTHTINVVEGVMAAVKKDGKPVILVGQFPAPVSGKDGKKILPTNFPGGLEGATVLVGKDSQPILLKGQYAAATAGNDGKSVTVADYTQVVEGARVSLDKENKPLVTNTKFLGSFVGSDGKPLPPGRSLVDSQGAMVVLGQDGQPLPVRVSSFGSVTSESGEPILSVQKFLESVPGATVAFEQAGPTTSTTVETTSVILGPDGRPVQLGSPHTTSRTIGIVDGIMAVVRKDGKPVILTGRFPAPVPGKDGKKVLPPKFPANLEGATVLTDRHGKPLTLKGLYAAKTSDNDGKPLAVADYSEVIEGVKLVMDEDNKVTASPDKFLATLVTRDGKTWSPGRYPGDMESVTVVLGQDGQPLSITDIGGTILGKDGVPVLSVQKFAETVPGSTVSFMQKGGAPSTGTVQTSSVVLGPDGKPVASVTGKDSMESFTSHTISTVEGVMAVVKKDGKPAILTGQYPAPVIAKDGRRILPAKFPSSLEGATVLTSKEGKPLILKGVYAAQTEDPSGKPLYVADYSQVVDGAKVSLGKDGKVTVMNEKFLAKLFGSDGQPLSPSAVSPGSVQSVSVILGKDGQPLAVTEKPSGDVVGSDGTSVITMQRFTESVTTSTVKTASSVGGVVRTETIAIMEGVTALLARNGQPLIITGQYPAPVVGADGRTIIPGQFSGLLDGATVLTGTDGRPLVLKGVPAEATKSRSGEPALSVDYTHVLEGAKLSVGRDGKPSVVPKRYLAKLLGPGGEKVPSGSLPSQVTGVVVVLGEDGEPVAVSGLERGRVRAEGNDLKVFRRGSDGELSDEEDSGDELAAYAEDTILGPKVVKTTTKRTVVKDSGGLRRNVEEKVEDLGAGTVSLTTHEDEAEVGSDDGRSPHVTATAVTTRTATTHEDKETNAKTSQVEEKTVAHTTTTSGARQEQRTVTQEMRATSTVVTTDQQQFSRRSSTSSDDSGTPVDLLDEPEDGLFYANGGARLQPIVPTESKVYSQPGSPSTTSVTSTTKVPVVATETRKVTVEEGPYSASGEIVSSQTISSKTRTVETITYKTEKDGVVETRVEQKITIQSDGDPIDHDRALAEAIQEATAMNPDMTVEKIEIQQQQQQQQGAPGP